The following are from one region of the Mycolicibacterium helvum genome:
- the hisN gene encoding histidinol-phosphatase — MSSHGVQADLSVAVELANRADAITLDRFGALDLRIDTKPDLTPVTDADEAVEANLRAILSRQRPDDAVLGEEYGGTAAFAGRQWVIDPIDGTKNFVRGVPVWASLIALLEDGVPIVGVVSAPALNRRWWAGRGLGAFASTGGGPARKLSVSAVADLGSASLSFSSLSGWAELGLREQFIELTDAVWRVRGYGDFFNYCLVAEGAVDIAAEPEVKLWDLAPLDILVREAGGTFTNLHGQPGPHGGHAVATNGLLHDETLARLAGT, encoded by the coding sequence ATGAGCAGCCACGGTGTACAGGCGGACCTCTCGGTGGCAGTCGAACTCGCCAACCGGGCCGACGCAATCACCCTCGACCGGTTCGGGGCGCTGGATCTGCGCATCGACACCAAACCCGACCTGACACCGGTCACCGACGCTGACGAGGCCGTCGAGGCCAACCTGCGGGCGATCCTGTCCCGTCAACGCCCCGACGACGCCGTTCTCGGCGAGGAGTATGGCGGGACAGCGGCCTTCGCCGGCAGGCAGTGGGTGATCGACCCGATTGACGGCACGAAGAACTTCGTGCGCGGTGTCCCGGTGTGGGCGAGCCTGATCGCACTGCTCGAAGACGGCGTGCCGATCGTCGGTGTAGTCAGCGCACCCGCATTGAACCGGCGTTGGTGGGCCGGCCGCGGACTCGGCGCCTTCGCCAGTACCGGCGGCGGGCCGGCCCGCAAACTATCGGTGTCAGCAGTCGCCGACCTGGGATCTGCCAGCCTGTCCTTTTCCAGCCTGTCGGGCTGGGCCGAACTGGGCCTGCGCGAACAGTTCATCGAGTTGACCGACGCCGTGTGGCGGGTGCGCGGCTACGGCGACTTCTTCAACTACTGCCTGGTCGCCGAGGGAGCCGTCGACATCGCCGCCGAACCCGAGGTCAAGCTGTGGGATCTGGCCCCGCTGGACATCCTGGTGCGCGAGGCCGGCGGCACTTTCACCAACCTCCACGGGCAGCCCGGCCCGCACGGCGGGCACGCCGTCGCCACCAACGGACTGCTGCACGACGAGACCCTGGCGCGCCTAGCCGGCACTTAG
- a CDS encoding acyl-CoA dehydrogenase family protein: MTNTLPSPSTSARARDSAVGQFKHKRSMTDVGLALITPLVGQDFLDRYHLRDPLNRGVKYGVKQAFSTAGAATRQFKKIQGIGKPPTRLRPSGADYFDLTPDDDQKMIVATVDEFAEEILRPAAHDADAAATYPPDLIAKAAELGITAINVPEDFDGIAEHRSTITNALVAEALAYGDMGLALPILAPGGVASALTHWGSADQQATYLNDFAGDNVPQACVAIAEPHALFDPTALKTTAVRTPSGYRLDGVKSLVPAAADAELFIVAAQLNGKPALFIVEAATPGLSVKADPSMGIRAAALGRVQLDKVSVPLSARLGEEDGTDADYARIYSEAIALSRLGWAALAVGTSHAVLDYVIPYVKEREAFGEPVARRQAVAFMCANIAIELDGLRLITWRGAARAERGLPFAREAALAKKLGTDKGMQIGLDGVQLLGGHGYTKEHPVERWYRDLRALGVAEGVVVL; this comes from the coding sequence ATGACAAACACCCTCCCGTCCCCATCAACGAGCGCCCGGGCCCGCGATAGCGCGGTCGGGCAGTTCAAACACAAGCGGTCCATGACCGATGTCGGGCTGGCGCTCATCACGCCCCTGGTCGGCCAGGACTTCCTGGACCGCTACCACCTGCGCGATCCGCTCAACCGCGGCGTGAAATACGGCGTCAAACAGGCATTCTCGACCGCCGGTGCAGCCACTCGGCAGTTCAAGAAAATCCAAGGCATCGGCAAGCCGCCCACCCGCCTACGCCCCAGTGGGGCCGACTATTTCGACCTCACCCCTGATGACGATCAGAAGATGATCGTCGCGACCGTCGATGAATTCGCCGAGGAGATTCTGCGTCCGGCCGCTCACGACGCCGACGCCGCAGCGACCTATCCCCCCGACCTGATCGCCAAGGCCGCTGAGCTGGGGATCACCGCGATCAACGTCCCCGAGGACTTCGACGGTATCGCCGAGCACCGCAGCACGATCACCAACGCACTGGTGGCCGAGGCGCTGGCCTACGGCGATATGGGACTGGCCCTGCCGATCCTGGCGCCCGGTGGTGTCGCATCGGCACTGACCCACTGGGGCAGCGCCGACCAGCAGGCCACCTATCTCAATGACTTCGCCGGCGACAACGTCCCGCAAGCATGTGTTGCCATCGCCGAGCCACACGCCCTGTTCGATCCGACCGCGTTGAAGACCACCGCGGTGCGCACCCCCAGTGGCTATCGCCTCGACGGGGTCAAATCACTGGTCCCGGCCGCCGCCGACGCCGAATTGTTCATTGTCGCAGCACAACTCAACGGCAAGCCGGCACTGTTCATCGTCGAGGCCGCCACACCGGGGCTGTCGGTGAAGGCCGATCCCAGCATGGGCATCCGCGCCGCCGCGCTCGGCCGGGTGCAGCTGGACAAGGTCTCGGTACCGCTGTCGGCACGCCTGGGTGAGGAAGATGGCACCGACGCCGACTACGCCCGGATCTATTCAGAGGCAATCGCGTTGTCGCGCTTGGGCTGGGCCGCGCTCGCCGTCGGCACCTCGCACGCAGTGCTCGACTACGTGATTCCCTACGTGAAGGAACGCGAGGCCTTCGGTGAGCCTGTCGCTCGCAGGCAGGCAGTCGCCTTCATGTGCGCCAATATCGCCATTGAACTCGATGGCCTGAGGCTGATCACCTGGCGCGGCGCCGCCCGCGCAGAACGCGGACTGCCGTTCGCACGCGAGGCCGCACTCGCCAAGAAGCTGGGCACCGACAAGGGGATGCAGATTGGCCTTGACGGTGTGCAGTTACTCGGCGGCCACGGCTACACCAAGGAGCACCCGGTCGAGCGCTGGTACCGCGACCTGCGGGCCCTCGGCGTCGCCGAGGGTGTCGTCGTCCTGTAA